The Solanum pennellii chromosome 7, SPENNV200 DNA segment CTAGGAGTAAGATGTGTGGATTGGTGACAACTTGTGCAGTAGATTTTCCTTCGCACATTATATCTTGTGAATAATTGCTTACAATTTGAGCATGCTAACACACTAAAGAGTTGATCCTTACTTGCAAGACACAATTCAACctcaatattaaatatttgtccCTTCAAATTCAATATACCAAATATTATTCactgtaaaataaaaaaattccaaataatcaaataatatacTTGTTGTTCTTACCGGAGGTTGTGCTTGGATGTTAGCCACAGATATAATGTCATCCTCAAATGGAATTAACATAATAGAGCCCATTGGAGTTGTACTTTTCATCTTATAAGCAAGTAGCTTTGCTTCAATTGTTTTGATtctatatacaagtaaaattatgaaaatttattaatgTTCGCTCATTGAAAACACTTGtatcattttgaaaattctaaAAAGAATTGCAAACAAGTATATGGTACAtacatttatcaaaaataaataagaattctACTATcttcattttattatatatgtctCGTAGAAAgattatgaaaaaaagaaataaaagtagaattttaaaatttttttatcgtAAGAATAAAGATGTATTTTATATGTCAAAATACTCTGAAAGTTCGAtgcattaaataaaaatatatattaccaCGTCCTTAACTCAGCAGCCTGTGGATATGAAGGATTGATTTCAATTGTTGTATTGAATTTGCTCGTCAAACCAATGAATCTATTCGATGTTCCTACGTGCATTTGAATATGTGATTTTAGTTTCATCAtgtcatatatttttcaaaaaaaggaaaaaaaattatttgcattTTTACCTGGGGATGATTTCGCAATTCTCCTAGCAAGAATGATCGGGTAATCATGAAGTTGGTTGAAAAGTTTAACTCCCTCATGATCAATAAAATCCTCTCGAAGTGTcagttttgttgtttttttcctGCATATGTTTCGCAGGACGttattaaacaataaaataaagttagagAAGATATGTGATATTGttaaaacaatattatattataaattataaaaatcaaattagattATTATCAACAAATAGCAgcattttttatgatataaaagttaaaaatagaGATGCACAAACAAAGAAACAATCtggttgaacaatgaaattgatgaacttTTTAATCTATGAAAGTAGTACAGATATTCAAAGTGATGTCCAATATATCCTGATAGTTAATGTAATATGAACTTTTTgtgataaaattaatcaaattaagatAAGTGTACTTTAGAGAAATTTAAAGTTATTGAAAGTTGAGATTAACAGATACTTAATCTCACTGATTGGGGCTTCGGAAAAGAACATGAACCAGGAACCTCAATAAACTTGAATGTCATTAGCTGTTGATCAAAATTCAATCTTGATCTTTAAGAAATAAGAGTAAATGATACTACCAAGGGAAACAAATCAAACAAAGCAATGAGTATATTCCTCTTTAACAGACTATATCCACAATATTGAAGAGTGAatttatctaaaataaaaagggCAGAAAGAAACCAGGAAGAAAATCAATGCTTATAAAAACTGAATCTTTACTTCACAATGACTCAAAGATACATGGTATTCAATGACATTACTTCATTAACAAAAGAGAGGGGAAGAtgcacaaataaataataaataaaaactaaaaagaagaaaaaagacaaTCTTAGTTAAAAACAAAGAACACTGCTAAAACTACAGGTAAAATCTCAAAAATCAGGATTACCCATTTGGAGAAGACGATTACAAAAACAAAGTTACTGAAATTTGAAAGATATATAATAACtttattaaatacaaatatataaactacgaaaaacaaaaaggaaaaagagaactCTATTAACCAAAAAGAACCTTTCTTTGAAAACAAGTAATAAGATACAAAGATAAATGACAAGAGtgatattctatatatatacttaCAGCTTGTCCATGACAATGAACTCTTGAAGTCGCTTTCCAGTTGTTGTCTTTGTTGAAGGACTGCCATTAATGACAATGGCAAGTACATCTTGcattaaacaaaaatagaaaaacaataACTAGATCATGAGAACTATTCtattataataacaattagATTTTATGtgaataatagtaaaaataattaaataaatttataaataccAAATTCAAATTCTTTGGGTTGATACTCAAAAGTGTCAAATTTGGCAATAGCCAGTCGTGTTGGTGGTGGTAATGGATCCTCTGGAGGTTTGACCTCTTCAATTGGTTCAACAATGATGTTTTTGTCGAGTGTCCAAATGAATATGTTAAGTGGATTTTCGTGTCCAAGAGGTGGGACTTTCACATATGCAAAAGATACCAAGTAAGTCTTGAAAGGAGcaaattctttttcaaaatatgttaTATCAGTACTGAAAATGGTGGCCTGAACTTGATTCTCCTGTAAAAGAATTTGTTAAAAGTTTGATTAATTGTGTAGAATTTAAagttatctttttatttttttatattattaaagtaaaaatatgaaatgatgGATTATTTAGTTAACTCGATTAAAGTCAagctttaaaatcaataatatattttattaaaaataaatacctCTTCATCTTGCAGAATTAAGACTTGATATTTTGTGGTTTTATCTTTGTTGTCTCTTGGTCGACTTTTATCAACTACTTGGACTTTACATTTTAGTATCTGGAGTGATCATATTGATGGTATATCTTTTCGCCATGTTGCAATATATCTgcaattaaaatacattataagAGGATAAACTAATGACAAATGTATAATGAAAgcaatattattaataatataaatacattaaaaatatacatataggGTATGTAAGTTGTATATAAGATTTACCATTGCAAATTATAACACAAAGATGAAGAAAAGGCTTTTTCAATGATTTCATTATAGACAACATTATATGTTGAATGATCGtcattttcatcaattataGGTGGTCTAATTAACACTTTGACATTGTTGGAACTTGTAGCTCTTGATAAAGCGACATACAATTGTCCATGAGAGAAGACAGGTTCGCGTAAATATATACCAACAAAATCTAATGTTTGTCGTTGAGCTTTATTTATAGTCATGGCAAAACATAATCGTACAGGAAACTGCGTTTTTTTAAAAGGAAGTTACAATTTTTCATCTTCTGAAGTCATGAGTGGTATTCGTGGAATAAATACATGAGTATTTTTAAAATCACCGCTAGATATTATTGCAATAATTACATGAGGTTTAAAATCATTACATATTAATCGTGTCCCATTCCATAAACCTTCACAAGGATTTAAATTTCTTAGTAACATAATTGGacaattcttctttaaagtTAATATGTATGGAGGTAAACCAGTAGGATTTAAAGTGTGtaagaaattttcatattcactTTGATCCTTTGGATCAATAGTTTCATCTATAGcaatatatactttttcaaTGTTTGAAAATTGAGAGATCAACATGTCATTTATAT contains these protein-coding regions:
- the LOC107026397 gene encoding replication protein A 70 kDa DNA-binding subunit B-like → MVEAFDLLLRDLMETNTLFGGKIVVFSGDFRQTLPVILKCKVQVVDKSRPRDNKDKTTKYQVLILQDEEENQVQATIFSTDITYFEKEFAPFKTYLVSFAYVKVPPLGHENPLNIFIWTLDKNIIVEPIEEVKPPEDPLPPPTRLAIAKFDTFEYQPKEFEFDVLAIVINGSPSTKTTTGKRLQEFIVMDKLKKTTKLTLREDFIDHEGVKLFNQLHDYPIILARRIAKSSPGTSNRFIGLTSKFNTTIEINPSYPQAAELRT